From the genome of Streptococcus marmotae, one region includes:
- a CDS encoding NUDIX hydrolase, producing MDFRTRSNGKTFGIRAAALILKNQKLFLSYREDTQKYYTIGGAIQVGESTEAAVVREVKEELGIDVAVKQLAFIVENEFTVVDKKEPVNFHNIEFHYIVEPLGNLPSQMIEEEWGSPCYWIDVNNLVNIDVVPAFLKTALPSWSGAIDHIRIKGD from the coding sequence GTGGATTTTAGAACGAGAAGCAACGGGAAAACTTTCGGGATTCGAGCGGCAGCACTAATTCTGAAAAATCAAAAGCTCTTTCTTTCCTATCGTGAGGATACTCAGAAATACTATACGATTGGCGGAGCTATTCAGGTTGGCGAGTCAACAGAAGCTGCAGTGGTCAGAGAGGTAAAAGAAGAACTAGGGATTGATGTAGCAGTCAAGCAACTAGCTTTTATTGTTGAAAATGAGTTTACAGTAGTTGACAAGAAAGAGCCAGTCAATTTTCACAATATTGAGTTTCACTATATCGTTGAACCATTGGGAAATCTGCCTTCTCAGATGATTGAGGAAGAGTGGGGAAGTCCGTGTTATTGGATAGATGTTAACAATCTTGTCAATATTGATGTAGTTCCCGCTTTTTTGAAAACGGCCTTACCTAGCTGGTCAGGGGCGATTGACCATATCAGAATTAAAGGAGACTAG
- the sdaAA gene encoding L-serine ammonia-lyase, iron-sulfur-dependent, subunit alpha — MFYTIEELVKQATETFSGSVSDLMIHTEIELTGRSREEILTLMSRNLTVMKASIIDGLTESKSVSGLTGGDAAKLERYIQSGKTLSDKTILSAARNAIAVNELNAKMGLVCATPTAGSAGCLPAVLGVAIDKLKLTEKEQLDFLFTAGAFGLVIANNASISGAEGGCQAEVGSAAAMSAAALTIAAGGSAFQASQAICFVIKNMLGLICDPVAGLVEVPCVKRNAMGASYALVAADMALAGIESKIPVDEVILAMYQVGSSLPTAFRETAEGGLAITPTGKRLAQHIFGNN; from the coding sequence ATGTTTTATACGATTGAAGAACTGGTAAAACAAGCCACTGAGACCTTTTCAGGCAGTGTTTCTGACCTAATGATTCATACCGAAATCGAGCTCACAGGACGGTCACGAGAGGAAATCTTGACACTAATGTCAAGAAACTTGACAGTTATGAAAGCTTCTATTATTGATGGGTTGACAGAAAGTAAGTCTGTTTCTGGGCTAACTGGAGGCGATGCAGCTAAACTGGAACGCTATATCCAGTCTGGAAAAACCTTATCAGACAAAACAATTCTCTCTGCCGCCCGCAATGCCATCGCTGTAAACGAATTAAATGCCAAAATGGGTTTGGTTTGTGCAACACCTACTGCTGGATCTGCTGGTTGCCTACCAGCGGTCCTCGGAGTTGCTATTGATAAGCTGAAACTAACTGAAAAAGAACAACTTGACTTTCTCTTTACAGCAGGTGCTTTCGGACTTGTGATTGCAAATAATGCTTCTATTTCAGGAGCAGAAGGTGGGTGTCAGGCAGAGGTTGGTTCTGCTGCCGCCATGTCTGCTGCCGCACTTACGATAGCCGCAGGTGGATCTGCCTTTCAAGCCAGTCAAGCCATCTGTTTTGTAATCAAAAACATGCTTGGATTAATTTGCGATCCTGTTGCTGGCCTTGTAGAGGTCCCTTGTGTCAAACGAAATGCTATGGGAGCAAGCTATGCACTTGTTGCAGCTGATATGGCACTTGCAGGTATTGAGTCAAAAATCCCAGTAGATGAGGTTATTCTCGCTATGTACCAAGTGGGTTCCAGCTTGCCAACTGCCTTTCGTGAAACAGCAGAAGGTGGGCTTGCTATTACACCAACTGGCAAACGTCTCGCTCAGCACATCTTTGGAAATAACTAA
- the mnmA gene encoding tRNA 2-thiouridine(34) synthase MnmA, whose translation MSDNSKIRVVVGMSGGVDSSVTALLLKEQGYDVIGIFMKNWDDTDENGFCTATEDYKDVAAVADQIGIPYYSVNFEKEYWDRVFEYFLAEYRAGRTPNPDVMCNKEIKFKAFLDYAMNLGADYVATGHYAQVKRDENGLVHMLRGADNGKDQTYFLSQLSQEQLQKTMFPLGHLQKSEVREIAERAGLATAKKKDSTGICFIGEKNFKEFLSQYLPAQKGRMMTVDGRDMGEHAGLMYYTIGQRGGLGIGGQIGGDNAPWFVVGKDLSQNILYVGQGFYHESLMSTSLTASQVHFTQEMPENFTLECTAKFRYRQPDSKVTVHVKDDKAEVVFAEPQRAITPGQAVVFYNGDECLGGGMIDLAFKDGKVCQYI comes from the coding sequence ATGAGTGATAACTCAAAGATACGTGTTGTCGTTGGGATGAGTGGGGGTGTTGATTCCTCTGTCACGGCCCTTTTGCTCAAGGAGCAAGGCTATGATGTGATTGGCATCTTCATGAAAAACTGGGACGACACAGACGAAAATGGCTTTTGTACTGCGACAGAAGATTACAAAGATGTAGCAGCTGTTGCGGATCAAATTGGGATACCGTACTACTCTGTCAACTTTGAAAAAGAGTATTGGGACCGAGTATTTGAATATTTTCTTGCCGAATACCGGGCAGGACGAACACCGAATCCTGATGTGATGTGTAATAAGGAGATTAAATTCAAAGCCTTTTTAGACTATGCGATGAACTTGGGGGCTGATTATGTAGCGACAGGTCATTATGCACAAGTGAAGCGAGATGAGAATGGCCTTGTTCACATGCTGCGTGGGGCTGATAATGGCAAGGATCAGACCTATTTTCTCAGTCAATTATCGCAAGAACAATTGCAGAAAACGATGTTTCCTTTAGGGCATTTGCAGAAATCAGAAGTACGTGAAATTGCTGAACGTGCTGGTCTTGCCACAGCTAAGAAAAAAGATTCGACTGGGATTTGTTTTATCGGTGAAAAGAACTTTAAAGAATTTCTCAGCCAGTATCTGCCTGCTCAAAAAGGACGCATGATGACAGTTGATGGTCGAGATATGGGGGAACATGCAGGTCTCATGTATTACACCATTGGCCAACGTGGGGGACTTGGTATCGGTGGACAAATTGGTGGGGATAATGCTCCATGGTTTGTTGTTGGAAAAGATTTGTCACAAAATATTTTATATGTGGGACAAGGATTCTATCATGAATCGTTGATGTCAACTAGCTTGACAGCTAGTCAAGTTCACTTTACACAGGAGATGCCTGAAAACTTTACGCTGGAATGTACGGCAAAATTCCGTTACCGCCAACCAGATTCAAAAGTGACAGTCCATGTTAAAGATGACAAAGCAGAAGTTGTCTTTGCTGAACCACAACGGGCCATTACTCCTGGTCAAGCCGTTGTTTTCTATAATGGCGATGAATGCCTAGGTGGGGGCATGATTGACCTTGCCTTTAAAGATGGAAAAGTGTGTCAATATATTTAA
- the sdaAB gene encoding L-serine ammonia-lyase, iron-sulfur-dependent subunit beta, with protein MANLKFQSVFDIIGPVMIGPSSSHTAGAVRIGKIVSSIFGEIPTEVEFQLYNSFAKTYRGHGTDVALVAGILGMDTDDPRIPDSLDIAREKGIKVYWKINKDSNTPHPNTTRIIIKNNHKSISATGISIGGGNIQVTELNGFAVNLNMNTPTIIIVHQDVPGMIAKVTDILSKYDINIAQMNVTRESAGEKAIMIIEVDSRQCGHSIAEIEQIPHLHNVNFFN; from the coding sequence ATGGCAAATTTAAAATTTCAATCGGTATTTGATATTATCGGACCTGTCATGATTGGTCCGTCATCTAGCCACACTGCAGGCGCTGTCCGCATCGGTAAAATTGTCTCATCAATCTTTGGCGAAATACCAACCGAGGTCGAATTTCAGCTCTATAATTCATTTGCTAAGACCTATCGAGGACATGGTACCGATGTGGCTCTTGTAGCGGGTATCCTAGGAATGGATACGGATGACCCCCGTATTCCAGATTCGCTTGATATTGCTCGAGAAAAAGGCATTAAGGTTTACTGGAAAATCAATAAAGATAGCAATACACCTCATCCGAATACAACCCGTATTATCATTAAAAATAATCACAAATCGATTTCTGCAACTGGGATTTCCATCGGTGGAGGAAATATTCAAGTAACGGAGCTAAACGGCTTTGCAGTCAATCTTAATATGAATACACCCACTATTATTATTGTTCACCAAGATGTGCCTGGAATGATTGCAAAAGTGACGGATATTCTCTCTAAATATGACATCAATATCGCTCAAATGAATGTAACCCGTGAGAGCGCTGGTGAAAAAGCCATTATGATTATCGAAGTAGACTCAAGACAATGTGGCCATTCCATCGCTGAAATTGAACAAATTCCACATTTACACAATGTCAACTTTTTTAACTAG